The genomic segment GAACTCAAGCCCTGTAAGGAGTGTTTGTTTTCTGCTCCTCCACCCAAAATCAGCGACCTGATGAATGACGAAGACCTTCTGTACAGCCTGCGGCTCAAGCTGGACCCGACTCACTGCACGGTCAAAAACTGGAAGAACTTTGCGAGCCGCTGGGGAATGAGCTACGATGAGCTGATGCTTCTAGAGCAGCGCAAACACGGTGCCACTTACAACAGTCCTACTCAAGAGTTTCTCCTGCGCTACAACCAGAAACCTGTCACAGAGCTCACCGAACTCTGCCAACTTTACCAGCGCATCGACGTGCTGCGGTTGCTCCAGCGCTGGATGGAGAACGACTGGCCATCACGATGGCAGAAGGCCCATTAGCTGCCACTTGACTAAAACTGGACCTCAATGGATGAAATTCAGAACTGCAGGGATGGACCGCaggtcagaaacacacacacactactga from the Danio rerio strain Tuebingen ecotype United States chromosome 17, GRCz12tu, whole genome shotgun sequence genome contains:
- the edaradd gene encoding ectodysplasin-A receptor-associated adapter protein, producing MCETIVMNMTSLKAFTEPFGRVASEPVEDTDPSSFITDMSLRSNYPVQVTDSQDPVTLQLSSVPPGFLSSAVGRIRQPVENDDSECITSASVSSDFSKELKPCKECLFSAPPPKISDLMNDEDLLYSLRLKLDPTHCTVKNWKNFASRWGMSYDELMLLEQRKHGATYNSPTQEFLLRYNQKPVTELTELCQLYQRIDVLRLLQRWMENDWPSRWQKAH